In Arachis hypogaea cultivar Tifrunner chromosome 2, arahy.Tifrunner.gnm2.J5K5, whole genome shotgun sequence, a genomic segment contains:
- the LOC112741990 gene encoding actin-depolymerizing factor 2 — translation MANAASGMAVHDDCKLKFLELKAKRTYRFIVFKIEEKQKQVVVEKLGEPAQGYDDFTASLPADECRYAVYDFDFVTEELCQKSRIFFIAWSPDTARVRSKMIYASSKERFKRELDGIQVELQATDPTEMGLDVFRSRTN, via the exons ATG GCAAATGCAGCATCAGGTATGGCAGTCCATGATGACTGCAAGCTAAAGTTCTTAGAACTCAAGGCCAAGAGGACTTATAGGTTTATCGTTTTCAAGATTGAGGAGAAGCAGAAGCAAGTTGTTGTCGAGAAGCTTGGTGAGCCAGCACAAGGATATGATGATTTCACTGCCAGTCTCCCTGCTGATGAGTGCCGATATGCTGTCTATGATTTTGATTTTGTCACTGAAGAGCTTTGCCAGAAAAGCAGGATTTTCTTCATTGCTTG GTCCCCAGATACAGCTAGGGTTAGGAGCAAGATGATTTATGCTAGCTccaaagagagattcaagagggaactTGATGGAATTCAAGTAGAGTTGCAGGCAACTGATCCTACTGAGATGGGTCTTGATGTCTTCAGAAGCCGCACCAATTAA